One Chloroflexota bacterium DNA segment encodes these proteins:
- a CDS encoding AAA family ATPase, whose translation MRISNKPSVPRIESLSVKNYRALRDLELKQIAPLTVFLGPNGSGKSTIFDVFAFLSECFTVGLRKAWDKRGRFKELRTRGCEGPIEFELKYREEPGTPVITYHLAIDEGARGPFVAAEWLQWRREERGRPFRFLDFREGAGRVVSGEVPDEQDQRLEEQLDSPEMLAVSTLGQFAKHPRVSALRRFITGWYLSYLTADNIRGTPEAGPQERLSAFGDNLPNVIQFLKEQHPERLSEIIKTLTRRVPRLEKVDAELLADGRLLLQIKDAPFERPILSKFASDGTLKMLAYLTVLYDPEPPQLVGIEEPENHLHPRLLPELAEECRNASARTQLMVTTHSPHFVNGLRPNELWVLYRDEQGYAQARRAADMQGIKEFVENGAPLGDLWMEGYFEVGDPLTAAGGPKPPAR comes from the coding sequence ATGAGGATTTCTAACAAGCCATCGGTCCCACGCATAGAGTCGTTGTCCGTCAAGAACTATCGCGCATTGCGAGACCTTGAACTGAAACAGATTGCCCCTCTGACAGTCTTCCTGGGACCTAACGGCAGCGGCAAGTCCACCATCTTTGATGTGTTCGCCTTCCTCTCCGAATGTTTCACTGTAGGTCTGCGCAAAGCCTGGGACAAGAGGGGGCGGTTCAAAGAACTTCGCACGCGTGGTTGCGAGGGGCCGATTGAGTTTGAACTGAAGTACCGCGAAGAACCGGGCACGCCGGTTATCACATACCACCTGGCGATAGATGAAGGCGCACGCGGGCCTTTTGTGGCTGCCGAGTGGCTACAGTGGCGACGGGAAGAACGGGGAAGACCCTTTCGCTTCCTGGATTTTAGAGAAGGGGCTGGTCGTGTCGTCAGTGGTGAAGTGCCCGATGAGCAAGACCAGAGACTTGAGGAACAACTGGACTCCCCAGAAATGCTAGCCGTTAGTACGCTCGGCCAGTTTGCAAAGCACCCGCGCGTGAGCGCGCTGCGCCGTTTTATCACTGGCTGGTACCTTTCGTATCTTACCGCGGACAACATACGAGGCACTCCTGAAGCCGGCCCCCAAGAAAGGTTATCCGCCTTCGGAGACAACCTACCCAACGTCATCCAATTCCTCAAAGAACAGCATCCGGAACGCCTTTCAGAAATCATCAAAACGCTAACGCGCCGCGTACCCCGATTAGAAAAGGTAGATGCAGAACTGTTAGCGGACGGGCGGTTGCTCCTACAGATCAAAGACGCGCCCTTCGAACGGCCGATCCTATCCAAGTTTGCCTCAGATGGGACGCTGAAAATGTTGGCCTACCTAACCGTGTTGTACGACCCTGAACCGCCTCAACTCGTTGGCATTGAGGAGCCTGAAAACCACCTTCACCCGCGACTGCTGCCCGAGCTGGCAGAAGAATGCCGTAATGCATCCGCGCGCACGCAGTTGATGGTAACAACGCACTCTCCGCACTTTGTGAACGGCCTGCGTCCAAACGAACTGTGGGTTCTGTACCGCGACGAACAGGGATATGCCCAGGCCCGCCGCGCAGCAGATATGCAAGGCATTAAAGAATTCGTAGAG
- a CDS encoding response regulator transcription factor, which yields MSNPYAGRLILVVDDESRMVRFIQTNLEMDGFRVISASNGLDALEKVRKELPDLVILDVMMPEMDGFETLEMIREHSDVPVIMLTVKSEDSDKHQAFTAGADDYLTKPFSPRELSDRVKAVLRRTGGLSASREEPIVVDDRLQIDFARREVIVEGKHIKLRPTEMRLLYHLVENAGWIVPNETLLQKVWGPEYVDDVQLLRIYIAYLRQKIEKDSSNPQYILTERGYGYRFVKFGEK from the coding sequence ATGAGTAACCCATACGCAGGCCGACTCATCCTCGTCGTAGACGACGAAAGCCGCATGGTGCGCTTCATCCAGACGAACCTGGAGATGGATGGCTTCCGCGTCATCAGCGCGTCCAACGGGCTGGACGCGCTGGAGAAGGTACGCAAGGAATTGCCCGACCTGGTCATCCTGGATGTGATGATGCCCGAGATGGACGGGTTTGAGACGCTGGAGATGATCCGCGAGCACAGCGACGTGCCGGTGATCATGCTGACCGTAAAAAGCGAGGACAGCGACAAGCATCAGGCATTCACGGCGGGCGCCGACGATTACCTGACGAAACCCTTCAGCCCGCGGGAACTCAGCGACCGCGTCAAGGCCGTGCTGCGTCGCACGGGTGGGCTGTCCGCATCTCGCGAGGAACCCATCGTAGTAGACGACCGACTCCAGATAGACTTTGCGCGGCGCGAGGTCATCGTAGAGGGCAAGCATATCAAACTCCGCCCCACCGAGATGCGGCTGCTGTACCACCTGGTGGAGAATGCGGGTTGGATCGTGCCCAACGAGACGCTCCTGCAGAAGGTGTGGGGGCCCGAATACGTGGACGACGTGCAACTTCTGCGCATCTACATCGCGTACCTGCGGCAGAAGATAGAGAAGGATTCCTCCAACCCGCAGTACATCCTCACGGAGCGGGGCTACGGGTATCGGTTTGTGAAGTTTGGGGAGAAGTAA
- a CDS encoding GAF domain-containing protein yields MQKQLPFEPNSPKRDSPIVPLESADALRERQILQREYLLHISREITAALDLPTLLHRVLRYAVEILAGQAGIIALRRADGTFFVHTSVGLPSDALSTLEPFLKRLPQTVEQGEATNWQFTDVREPLAGVSQATGLGLSHAVGLPLLLGDQFLGMVFVFRTTGAALFSNIDKVLLQAFADQAAIAIDNARLYSQMTSRANALSKLYQAGLALAEQGTDLDATLRQVVRLAKDAVEADGAAILMRENGRFTVSVAEGVLDNDDIRRKLADPSLTEPLSQCEPWVIKDVAEEPALAPLAAHDIKTGVCVPIAVGDEHSGSMLVVTRDKYAFHSQDIALLNAFANQSALAIRNARLYHDLSVQHERLSAILANSADGILILDAAQRVQDFNQAIARMTGWNRQEAAGQPGDTIIRLTSPQGAAVPMPRLNGERATAEGYLARRDGTRGPYVSISLSPLRDAQGQTIGAVMNVHDLSAFREAEELKSTFLSVISHELKTPVALIKGFAETLSREDATPDAQTVREFGHIIADESDRLTRLIDNLLTAARVEAGGISLSPVPEVPLDKLAEQAAAAFREQTDRHQIDVEFPPDFPLITADPHWLRQVLDNLLSNAIKYSPNGGRIVIKGWYDEANVHVSVSDEGLGLSQEEQQRIFTRFYRAPDKKRISKGAGLGLYLCKAVVEAHGGQISVRSEEGKGTTFAFTLPRQSRTLTQETAHE; encoded by the coding sequence ATGCAAAAGCAACTGCCGTTTGAGCCGAATAGCCCAAAACGCGACAGCCCGATCGTTCCGCTGGAAAGCGCCGACGCTCTGCGCGAGCGCCAGATTCTCCAGCGCGAGTATCTGCTGCACATCTCGCGCGAGATCACGGCGGCGCTAGACCTGCCTACCCTGCTCCACCGTGTGTTACGCTACGCCGTGGAAATCCTGGCGGGGCAAGCGGGCATCATCGCGCTACGCCGCGCCGACGGGACGTTCTTCGTCCACACCAGCGTCGGCCTTCCCTCCGACGCACTCAGCACCTTGGAGCCTTTCCTGAAGCGCCTCCCCCAGACCGTGGAGCAGGGCGAGGCAACCAACTGGCAGTTCACCGACGTGCGCGAACCCCTCGCCGGCGTAAGCCAGGCCACAGGCCTAGGCTTATCCCATGCCGTCGGCTTGCCGCTCCTCCTGGGCGATCAGTTCCTCGGCATGGTGTTCGTATTCCGCACGACAGGCGCGGCCCTGTTCTCCAACATAGACAAAGTCCTCCTGCAGGCGTTCGCCGACCAGGCAGCCATCGCCATTGACAATGCCCGCCTGTACAGCCAGATGACTTCGCGCGCCAATGCCCTGTCCAAACTGTACCAGGCCGGACTCGCCCTGGCCGAGCAGGGCACGGACCTGGACGCCACCCTGCGCCAGGTGGTGCGCCTTGCCAAAGACGCGGTAGAAGCCGATGGTGCGGCCATTCTCATGCGCGAAAACGGCCGCTTCACCGTGTCCGTCGCCGAGGGCGTCCTGGACAACGACGACATCCGCAGAAAATTGGCCGACCCCAGCCTGACCGAACCGCTATCGCAATGCGAACCGTGGGTCATCAAGGACGTCGCCGAGGAACCCGCCCTGGCCCCGCTGGCCGCCCACGACATCAAGACAGGCGTGTGCGTGCCCATCGCCGTGGGCGACGAACATTCCGGCTCCATGCTCGTCGTTACCAGGGACAAGTACGCTTTCCATTCGCAGGACATCGCGCTGCTCAACGCCTTCGCCAACCAGTCGGCGCTGGCTATCCGCAACGCGCGACTCTATCATGACCTGTCGGTCCAGCACGAGCGCCTGTCGGCCATCCTGGCCAACAGCGCCGACGGCATCCTCATCCTGGACGCCGCCCAGCGCGTGCAGGATTTCAACCAGGCCATCGCCCGCATGACCGGCTGGAACCGCCAGGAAGCCGCCGGACAGCCTGGCGATACCATCATACGCCTCACCAGCCCCCAAGGGGCGGCGGTGCCGATGCCCCGCCTCAATGGCGAGCGCGCGACGGCCGAAGGGTACCTCGCCCGGCGCGATGGCACGCGCGGCCCCTACGTCAGCATTTCGCTCAGCCCGCTGCGCGACGCCCAAGGACAGACCATCGGCGCCGTCATGAACGTCCACGATCTCAGCGCGTTCCGCGAGGCTGAGGAACTCAAGTCCACGTTTCTGTCCGTCATTTCGCACGAACTGAAGACGCCCGTCGCCCTCATCAAGGGCTTCGCCGAGACGCTATCCCGCGAGGACGCGACGCCCGACGCCCAGACCGTGCGCGAGTTCGGACACATCATTGCCGACGAGAGCGACCGTCTGACGCGACTAATTGACAACCTGCTGACGGCGGCCCGCGTGGAGGCCGGCGGCATTTCCCTGTCGCCCGTGCCCGAAGTCCCGCTGGACAAACTGGCCGAGCAGGCCGCGGCCGCCTTCCGCGAGCAGACCGACCGCCACCAGATTGACGTGGAGTTCCCGCCGGACTTTCCCCTCATCACCGCCGACCCGCACTGGCTGCGCCAGGTGCTGGATAACCTGCTGTCCAACGCCATCAAGTATTCGCCCAACGGCGGGCGCATCGTCATCAAGGGCTGGTACGATGAGGCCAACGTCCATGTATCGGTATCCGACGAGGGGCTGGGCCTGAGCCAGGAGGAACAGCAGCGCATCTTCACGCGATTCTACCGCGCCCCCGACAAGAAACGCATCAGCAAGGGCGCCGGCCTGGGCCTCTACCTATGCAAGGCCGTCGTGGAAGCCCACGGCGGACAGATCAGCGTGCGCAGCGAGGAGGGCAAGGGCACCACCTTCGCCTTCACCCTCCCCAGGCAATCCCGAACGTTGACGCAGGAGACCGCCCATGAGTAA
- the dnaK gene encoding molecular chaperone DnaK, producing the protein MGKIVGIDLGTTNSVVAVMEGGEPVVIPSREGGNLTPSVVAFTKSGERLVGQTARRQAVVNPENTIFSVKRLMGRRYDDPEVEKARRVLPYKIVRGSSDDARVFIPITGKEYTPQEISAMILRKLKEDAEAYLGEPVTQAVITVPAYFNDAQRQATKDAGKIAGLEVLRIINEPTASSLAYGLDKKKAETILVFDLGGGTFDVSILEVGDGVIEVKATNGDTFLGGDDWDQRIVDYIATEFKKDQGIDLRTDRQALQRLKEAAEKAKIELSTMMETEINLPFITADASGPKHLQMKLTRAKLEQLTEDLVQRCRGPFEQALQDAKLSVSDIDEVVLVGGATRMPMIQDLVRNLTGGKEPHKGVNPDEVVAVGAAIQAGVLAGEVRDVLLLDVTPLTLGVETLGGVMTPIIERNTTIPVKKSQIFTTAEDGQTAVTIHVLQGERPMAADNMSLGKFNLEGIPPAPRGIPQIEVTFDIDANGILNVSAQDKATGKQQKITITASTNLSKEDVERMVQEAKRHEAEDRRRKELVEARNNADAAIYQTEKALRELGDKVPAADRGRIETLIGDLKDAVQTEDTARIRQLTEQLLQASYALGQQMYAGQQPGGGPTGGPSGEATGGPGGEDVVDGEFREA; encoded by the coding sequence ATGGGAAAGATAGTTGGAATTGATTTGGGAACGACAAACTCTGTAGTGGCCGTGATGGAAGGCGGCGAGCCGGTGGTGATCCCGAGCCGCGAGGGCGGGAATCTCACGCCTTCGGTCGTGGCGTTCACGAAGTCGGGCGAGCGCTTGGTGGGGCAGACGGCGCGGCGCCAGGCCGTTGTCAACCCCGAGAATACCATCTTCTCGGTGAAGCGGCTGATGGGGCGGCGTTACGATGACCCCGAGGTGGAGAAGGCCCGACGCGTGCTGCCGTACAAGATCGTGCGGGGTTCCAGCGACGACGCACGGGTGTTCATCCCCATCACGGGCAAGGAATACACGCCCCAGGAAATCTCGGCGATGATCCTGCGCAAACTGAAAGAGGACGCCGAGGCCTACCTGGGCGAGCCGGTTACGCAGGCCGTGATCACCGTGCCGGCCTACTTCAACGACGCCCAGCGCCAGGCGACCAAGGACGCAGGCAAGATCGCCGGCCTTGAGGTGCTGCGCATCATCAACGAGCCGACGGCTTCTTCGCTGGCCTACGGGCTGGACAAGAAGAAGGCCGAGACGATCCTGGTCTTTGACCTGGGCGGCGGCACGTTTGACGTGTCCATCCTGGAGGTGGGCGACGGCGTGATTGAGGTCAAGGCCACCAACGGCGATACCTTCCTGGGCGGCGATGATTGGGATCAGCGCATCGTGGACTACATCGCCACGGAGTTCAAGAAGGATCAGGGCATTGACCTGCGCACCGACCGCCAGGCTTTGCAGCGCCTGAAGGAAGCCGCCGAGAAGGCGAAGATTGAACTGTCCACGATGATGGAGACGGAGATTAACCTGCCGTTCATCACCGCGGACGCCAGCGGCCCGAAGCACCTGCAGATGAAACTGACGCGGGCCAAGTTGGAGCAACTGACCGAAGACCTGGTGCAGCGTTGCCGCGGGCCGTTTGAGCAGGCGCTGCAGGATGCGAAACTGTCGGTCTCGGACATTGACGAGGTGGTGCTGGTGGGCGGCGCGACCCGCATGCCCATGATCCAGGACTTGGTGCGCAACTTGACCGGCGGCAAGGAGCCGCACAAGGGCGTGAACCCCGACGAAGTCGTGGCGGTGGGCGCGGCCATCCAGGCGGGCGTCCTGGCCGGCGAGGTGCGCGATGTCCTGCTGCTGGACGTTACGCCGTTGACCCTGGGCGTGGAGACCCTGGGCGGCGTGATGACGCCCATCATTGAACGCAACACCACGATTCCGGTCAAGAAGAGCCAGATTTTCACCACTGCCGAGGACGGGCAGACGGCGGTAACGATTCACGTTCTGCAGGGCGAGCGGCCCATGGCTGCCGACAACATGAGCCTGGGCAAGTTCAATCTGGAGGGCATTCCGCCCGCGCCGCGCGGCATCCCGCAGATTGAGGTTACCTTTGACATTGACGCCAACGGGATTCTCAACGTGTCGGCGCAGGACAAGGCCACGGGCAAGCAGCAGAAGATCACCATCACCGCCAGCACGAACCTAAGCAAGGAAGACGTGGAGCGGATGGTGCAAGAGGCCAAGCGCCACGAGGCCGAAGACCGCCGGCGTAAGGAACTGGTGGAGGCGCGCAACAATGCCGACGCGGCCATCTACCAGACCGAGAAGGCCCTGCGCGAATTGGGCGACAAGGTGCCCGCCGCCGACCGCGGCAGGATAGAAACCCTCATCGGCGACTTGAAGGATGCCGTGCAGACCGAGGACACGGCTCGCATCCGCCAGTTGACCGAGCAGTTGCTGCAAGCGAGTTAC